In a single window of the Thiohalorhabdus sp. Cl-TMA genome:
- a CDS encoding class I SAM-dependent methyltransferase produces the protein MSADRSDDTPDRTEQGPPGSTTHFGFQEVPLGEKARRVKGVFDSVAGRYDLMNDLMSGGLHRWWKRYTVMRAEPKPGDRILDAAGGTGDLARLFSPRVGPRGRVLVSDINYEMLHVGRRRLADEGLVGNLDWLTADSERLPLPSDAFNIVTVAFGLRNMTRKGKALQELLRVLKPGGQLLVLEFSHPVAPLKPFYDAYSFQMIPRMGKMVTGDSDSYQYLVESIRQHPDQETLREMFDDAGFIRTGYTNLTGGVVALHTGFKS, from the coding sequence ATGAGCGCCGATCGCAGCGACGACACCCCCGACCGCACGGAACAAGGCCCCCCCGGCAGCACCACCCACTTCGGGTTCCAGGAGGTGCCGCTCGGCGAGAAGGCCCGGCGGGTCAAGGGCGTGTTCGACTCGGTGGCCGGCAGGTACGACCTGATGAACGACCTCATGTCGGGCGGCCTGCACCGCTGGTGGAAGCGCTACACGGTCATGCGCGCCGAGCCCAAGCCGGGCGATCGGATCCTGGACGCCGCCGGCGGCACGGGCGACCTGGCGCGGCTGTTCAGCCCCCGGGTGGGGCCGCGCGGCCGGGTCCTGGTCTCGGACATCAACTACGAGATGCTGCACGTGGGCCGGCGGCGGCTGGCCGACGAGGGGCTTGTGGGCAATCTGGACTGGCTCACCGCGGACAGCGAGCGGCTGCCGCTGCCCTCGGACGCCTTCAACATCGTCACGGTGGCCTTCGGCCTGCGCAACATGACCCGCAAGGGCAAGGCGCTGCAGGAGCTCCTGCGGGTGCTGAAGCCGGGCGGCCAGCTCCTGGTGCTGGAGTTCTCGCACCCGGTGGCGCCGCTCAAGCCCTTCTACGACGCCTACTCCTTCCAGATGATCCCGCGCATGGGCAAGATGGTGACCGGCGATTCGGACAGCTACCAGTATCTGGTGGAGTCCATCCGGCAGCACCCGGACCAGGAGACCCTGCGCGAGATGTTCGACGACGCCGGCTTCATCCGCACCGGGTATACCAACCTCACCGGGGGCGTGGTAGCCCTGCATACCGGCTTCAAGTCCTAG
- a CDS encoding SCO family protein, translated as MTLFGALVLLNLGALLVAGKLPLHGKKGVTAPFLERARGDLALVFFGFPGCSRSCPLTLHRLSDAYPRLRDHYPGLEVFFVNLQPVPDSERTHAYIRAHDPRFKGVAPAEDALARLSREFGAWLYRMGEGSEPFHNPYVYVLGRGDRGWRIRARIPAGERVIAGIRRALPPPRAG; from the coding sequence ATGACCTTGTTCGGCGCCCTGGTCCTCCTCAACCTCGGTGCGCTGCTCGTCGCTGGCAAGCTTCCCCTTCACGGTAAAAAGGGGGTGACCGCCCCTTTTCTGGAGCGCGCCCGCGGGGACCTCGCGCTGGTCTTCTTCGGCTTCCCGGGCTGCTCCCGGAGCTGTCCCCTGACCCTGCACCGGCTATCCGACGCCTATCCCCGCCTGCGGGACCACTACCCCGGTCTGGAGGTGTTCTTCGTCAACCTCCAGCCTGTCCCCGATTCCGAGCGGACCCACGCCTACATCCGTGCGCACGATCCCCGTTTCAAGGGCGTGGCACCCGCCGAGGACGCCCTGGCTCGCCTGTCGCGGGAGTTCGGGGCCTGGCTGTATCGCATGGGGGAGGGCAGCGAGCCTTTCCACAATCCCTATGTCTACGTCCTGGGCCGCGGTGACAGAGGCTGGCGCATTCGGGCCCGGATCCCCGCCGGCGAGCGGGTGATCGCCGGCATTCGCCGGGCCCTGCCGCCTCCCCGCGCCGGTTGA
- a CDS encoding DNA alkylation repair protein, producing MDADAVMERLHALVEPGTIPSMAHLGINTEHALGVRVPRLRELARELGTDHELAVALWETGIHEARILASMVADPARVDGERMEAWAADFNSWDLVDQCCANLFWKAAPAWDKALAWSARDEDYPKRAGFVLMATLALHDDEAGDDAFEAFFPAIERDAGEHRDRVRKGVSWALRQIGKRSPGLNARALEVAQGLQDPVNQSKEAHRLGHEAEVELRSELVQGRLRGASS from the coding sequence ATGGACGCCGACGCCGTAATGGAACGCCTGCATGCCCTGGTGGAGCCGGGCACCATCCCCTCCATGGCCCACCTGGGCATCAATACCGAGCACGCCCTGGGGGTGCGGGTGCCCCGGCTGCGCGAGCTCGCCCGGGAGCTCGGCACCGACCACGAGCTGGCCGTGGCCCTCTGGGAAACCGGAATCCACGAGGCGCGCATCCTGGCCTCCATGGTGGCCGACCCCGCCCGGGTTGACGGCGAGCGCATGGAGGCCTGGGCGGCGGACTTCAACTCCTGGGACCTGGTGGACCAGTGCTGCGCCAACCTGTTCTGGAAGGCGGCGCCCGCCTGGGACAAGGCGCTGGCCTGGTCGGCGCGCGACGAGGATTATCCCAAGCGCGCCGGCTTCGTGCTCATGGCCACCCTGGCCCTGCACGACGACGAGGCCGGGGACGACGCCTTCGAGGCCTTCTTCCCCGCCATAGAGCGCGATGCCGGCGAGCACCGCGACCGCGTGCGCAAGGGCGTGAGCTGGGCGCTGCGCCAGATCGGCAAGCGCTCCCCGGGCCTCAACGCCCGGGCGCTGGAGGTGGCCCAGGGCCTGCAGGATCCGGTCAATCAGTCCAAGGAGGCCCACCGGCTGGGCCACGAGGCGGAGGTGGAGCTGCGCTCGGAGCTGGTGCAGGGGCGTCTGCGCGGCGCGTCCTCCTGA
- a CDS encoding type II toxin-antitoxin system Phd/YefM family antitoxin yields the protein MIARAGKPYLDLVPHRECTEPRAPGWFKGRIHMAEDFDATPEEVIRDFEDG from the coding sequence GTGATCGCCCGGGCCGGCAAGCCCTATCTGGACCTGGTGCCGCACCGGGAGTGCACCGAGCCGCGTGCGCCGGGGTGGTTCAAGGGGCGGATCCACATGGCCGAGGACTTCGACGCGACGCCCGAGGAGGTGATTCGGGACTTCGAGGACGGCTGA
- a CDS encoding very short patch repair endonuclease, producing MGDQRKAPRFDDRRPASEHASKAKRKNRRTDTRAEMLLRKALWARGARYRLHARDLPGKPDLVFRGKRVAVFVDGDFWHGRDWEKNREKVARRSNGDYWVAKIEYNMERDRHQTKALEALGWTVLRFWETDVKKDLQEAVEAVLAAIASRNPGGG from the coding sequence ATGGGCGACCAGCGCAAGGCCCCCCGCTTCGATGACCGCAGACCCGCCTCCGAGCACGCCTCCAAGGCCAAGCGGAAGAACCGCCGGACCGACACCCGCGCCGAAATGCTGCTTCGTAAGGCGCTCTGGGCCCGAGGAGCCCGCTATCGACTGCATGCCAGGGACCTCCCCGGCAAGCCCGATCTGGTTTTTCGAGGCAAGCGCGTGGCCGTCTTCGTGGACGGCGATTTCTGGCATGGCCGGGACTGGGAGAAAAACCGGGAGAAGGTTGCCCGGCGCAGCAATGGCGACTACTGGGTGGCCAAAATCGAGTACAACATGGAGCGGGACCGGCATCAGACAAAAGCGCTGGAAGCCCTGGGCTGGACGGTGCTCCGTTTCTGGGAGACGGATGTAAAGAAGGACCTTCAAGAAGCGGTGGAAGCAGTGCTCGCCGCAATAGCCTCCCGGAACCCGGGAGGTGGTTGA
- a CDS encoding DUF6064 family protein — protein sequence MPFTAEEFFAVFAAYNRALWPLPLVTELLGLLAAALLLVRPPWASRAVAGILAILWLLVGGGYHLAFFTAINPMAHAFGAMFLVQGALLAWTGAWQGAWRLEPVSGAQGWLAGLLGFYALVVYPLMGLLATHPYPGTPLFGMAPCPTAIFTLAVLLLSTDGPPWRLTAIPLAWAGIGGSAAMLLGVLQDYGLIVAGLLVLGATLHPSGARTAS from the coding sequence ATGCCCTTCACGGCCGAGGAGTTCTTCGCGGTCTTCGCCGCCTACAATCGTGCCCTCTGGCCCCTGCCCCTGGTGACCGAGCTACTGGGGCTGCTGGCGGCGGCCCTGCTGCTGGTGCGCCCCCCTTGGGCGAGCCGCGCGGTGGCCGGGATTCTGGCCATCCTGTGGCTGCTCGTGGGGGGCGGCTACCACTTGGCGTTTTTCACCGCCATCAACCCCATGGCCCACGCATTCGGGGCGATGTTCCTGGTACAGGGCGCCCTGCTGGCGTGGACGGGGGCCTGGCAGGGCGCCTGGCGATTGGAGCCCGTTTCCGGAGCGCAGGGCTGGCTGGCCGGCCTGCTGGGCTTCTACGCCCTGGTTGTCTATCCCCTGATGGGTCTGCTCGCGACCCATCCCTATCCCGGCACGCCGCTGTTCGGCATGGCCCCCTGCCCAACCGCCATCTTCACCCTGGCCGTGCTGCTGCTGTCCACGGACGGACCGCCCTGGCGCCTGACCGCCATCCCCCTGGCATGGGCAGGCATCGGCGGCAGTGCCGCCATGCTGCTGGGCGTCCTCCAGGACTACGGGCTGATCGTGGCCGGCCTCCTGGTGCTCGGGGCCACCCTCCACCCCTCGGGCGCCCGCACCGCCTCCTGA
- a CDS encoding DUF4393 domain-containing protein, which yields MSEDGGEEEGKTWPDLADQAYQDSLKPAVQELGKSLETLTKAVNAALSPVGALVWGYEQCQDFINQKVAEKLSRTDERNITTPAPNVAGPVLEALRYSGYQEDLQDLFANLLANAMDAEEMRNAHPAFVEVLKSMTSDEAKIMKIFGENLNRFYPVIDLKLIDNNEKGFKYLYRNLSTAGDRAGCECPDLTPSYLNNLQRMGLMEINSGEVNRKEVYKNIEKKSLVEELFNYYENSEDYDVEIDRKSVILSEFGKQFALACVIEKGSEVEV from the coding sequence ATGAGCGAAGATGGAGGTGAGGAAGAAGGAAAAACATGGCCTGATTTGGCAGATCAGGCATACCAAGATTCACTTAAGCCGGCTGTCCAAGAGTTGGGTAAAAGTCTTGAGACTCTAACGAAAGCAGTTAATGCAGCCCTTTCCCCGGTTGGGGCCTTGGTTTGGGGATACGAGCAGTGCCAGGATTTCATTAACCAAAAGGTCGCGGAGAAATTATCTCGGACAGATGAGAGGAACATTACCACTCCAGCGCCGAATGTTGCCGGTCCGGTGTTAGAAGCGCTTAGATACTCGGGTTACCAGGAAGATCTCCAAGACCTGTTCGCTAATTTGCTTGCTAACGCCATGGATGCTGAAGAAATGCGTAATGCGCATCCTGCTTTTGTGGAAGTTCTGAAAAGTATGACCTCTGATGAAGCGAAAATCATGAAAATTTTTGGGGAAAACTTAAATAGATTCTACCCGGTTATTGATTTGAAGCTTATAGATAATAATGAAAAAGGGTTTAAGTATCTTTATAGAAATTTGTCCACGGCAGGAGATAGGGCTGGTTGTGAATGTCCGGATCTGACTCCATCTTATTTGAACAATTTGCAAAGAATGGGGTTGATGGAAATCAATAGTGGAGAGGTAAATAGAAAAGAGGTGTATAAAAATATTGAAAAAAAGTCTCTTGTAGAGGAACTTTTTAATTATTACGAGAATAGTGAAGATTATGATGTAGAAATTGATAGAAAGTCTGTTATTTTGAGCGAATTTGGTAAACAGTTTGCGTTAGCTTGCGTGATAGAAAAAGGCAGTGAGGTTGAAGTCTAA
- a CDS encoding DNA alkylation repair protein: MDANEVLEVLRSRSEPDRVTDRVRQGVRSENALGVSEEVIEELATSIGTDHELALSLWESGAHEARLLATRLADAERVDDEQAEAWVASLDSWELSDQASLYLFRRMDRAWRKAEEWTEREEEQVKRAAFALIAALAMYDLDAGDDRFSVFYPAIEMAAGDQRERVREAVSWALRRIGLRSAGLYDQALEIARGLQEQPEEAARWVGQDVLGELDSEEVRARMRSDS, translated from the coding sequence ATGGACGCAAATGAGGTTCTGGAGGTATTGCGGTCCCGGTCGGAGCCGGATCGCGTGACGGATAGAGTCCGGCAGGGGGTGCGTTCCGAGAATGCCCTGGGGGTGTCCGAGGAGGTGATCGAGGAGCTGGCCACGAGCATCGGCACCGATCACGAGCTGGCCCTCTCCCTCTGGGAAAGCGGAGCGCACGAGGCCCGGCTGCTGGCCACCCGCCTCGCCGATGCCGAGCGCGTGGATGACGAGCAGGCGGAGGCGTGGGTGGCTTCCCTGGACTCCTGGGAGCTGAGCGACCAGGCGAGCCTCTACCTGTTCCGCCGGATGGACCGCGCCTGGCGGAAGGCGGAGGAGTGGACCGAACGGGAGGAGGAGCAGGTCAAGCGGGCCGCCTTCGCCCTTATTGCCGCCCTGGCCATGTACGACCTGGATGCTGGTGACGACCGCTTCTCGGTGTTCTATCCCGCCATCGAGATGGCCGCCGGTGACCAGCGGGAGCGGGTACGCGAGGCGGTGAGCTGGGCCCTGCGCCGCATCGGCCTGCGCAGTGCGGGGCTGTATGACCAGGCCCTGGAGATCGCCCGCGGGCTCCAGGAGCAGCCGGAGGAGGCGGCCCGCTGGGTGGGGCAGGACGTCCTCGGCGAGCTGGACTCCGAGGAGGTGCGGGCGCGCATGCGGAGCGATTCCTAG
- a CDS encoding type II toxin-antitoxin system VapC family toxin, with protein MERLLLDTHAFPWWLADDPRLGEGARARIAEPANPVYVSAATGWEIGIKKALGKLQAPDDLDAAVAEEGFTHLPITFFHGEQAGALPAHHRDPFDRMLVAQAQAEGLVVVTRDPQSKAYGIRTVNAEA; from the coding sequence GTGGAGCGCCTGCTCCTCGATACCCACGCCTTCCCCTGGTGGCTCGCCGACGATCCCCGGCTGGGGGAAGGCGCCCGGGCGCGGATCGCCGAGCCCGCCAATCCGGTGTACGTGAGCGCCGCCACCGGCTGGGAGATCGGCATCAAGAAGGCGCTGGGCAAGCTCCAGGCCCCGGACGACCTGGACGCGGCGGTGGCGGAGGAGGGGTTCACCCATCTGCCCATCACCTTCTTCCACGGCGAGCAGGCCGGCGCCCTGCCCGCCCACCACCGCGACCCCTTCGACCGCATGCTGGTGGCCCAGGCCCAGGCGGAGGGGCTGGTGGTCGTCACCCGGGATCCGCAGAGCAAGGCCTACGGCATCCGCACCGTCAATGCCGAGGCCTGA
- a CDS encoding adenosylcobalamin-dependent ribonucleoside-diphosphate reductase, translating to MTAKVQPLNESAAPVQVAFQSASLDIWDKKYRLKDLRGEPVDADVDGTYQRVARALADVEEADKRDHWYERFLWALRQGAIPAGRIVSNAGGQDYKPATSTINCTVSGTVDDSMDGILQKVHEAGLTLKAGCGIGYDFSTLRPKGAFVAGAGAITSGPLSFMDIFDRMCFTISSAGGRRGAQMATFDVGHPDVQDFIRAKREDGRLRQFNMSLLVTHDFMEAVKNDGWWPLVFPISEKQAEVEDIDLQDPEQVVWRDWPGKAGYITGEDGRVACKVFRTIKARHLWNAIMSSTYDYAEPGFILIDQYNDMNNNWYVENIRATNPCGEQGLPPYGACLLGSVNLTQFVRNPFTEDAYFDWAQYREVVSVFTRMLDNVVEISGLPLEEQQREIERKRRHGMGFLGLGSTLAMLRMKYGEPPSVEFTERVSRELAEAGWRTAAELAQEKGPAPIMEELFTVDEEMLRLRPEMAKDGYGVGDTVPGKVLMARYSRYMQQFPREITDPIAEHGARFTHHSSIAPTGTISLSLANNASNGIEPSFAHKYFRNVIREGRKSKEKVEVDSYELLAYKQFIDPDADPEAEDPAHQLPEYFADTNNIAPWQHVEIQAAAQKWIDSSISKTINVPQDFDFDEFKDIYLYAYDKGLKGCTTFRFNPEAFQGVLVQDKDLKNTTYRFELDDGSTVEVTGDQEIEYDGEVHNAANLYDALKEGYYGRF from the coding sequence ATGACCGCCAAAGTCCAGCCGCTCAACGAGTCCGCCGCGCCGGTCCAGGTGGCGTTCCAGTCCGCTTCGCTCGACATCTGGGACAAGAAGTACCGCCTCAAGGACCTGCGCGGCGAGCCCGTGGACGCGGATGTGGACGGCACCTACCAGCGGGTGGCGCGGGCCCTGGCGGACGTGGAGGAGGCCGACAAGCGTGATCACTGGTACGAGCGCTTCCTGTGGGCGCTGCGCCAGGGCGCCATCCCCGCCGGACGCATCGTCTCCAACGCCGGCGGCCAGGACTACAAGCCCGCCACCTCCACCATCAACTGCACCGTATCCGGCACCGTGGACGACTCCATGGACGGCATCCTCCAGAAGGTGCACGAGGCGGGCCTGACCCTGAAGGCGGGCTGCGGCATCGGCTACGACTTCTCCACCCTGCGGCCCAAGGGCGCCTTCGTGGCGGGTGCCGGCGCCATCACCTCCGGGCCGCTGTCCTTCATGGACATCTTCGACCGCATGTGCTTCACCATCTCCTCCGCCGGCGGTCGGCGCGGCGCGCAGATGGCTACCTTCGACGTGGGCCATCCCGACGTGCAGGACTTCATCCGCGCCAAGCGCGAGGATGGCCGCCTGCGCCAGTTCAACATGTCGCTGCTGGTGACCCACGACTTTATGGAGGCGGTGAAGAACGATGGCTGGTGGCCGCTGGTGTTCCCCATCTCCGAGAAGCAGGCGGAGGTGGAGGACATCGACCTCCAGGACCCCGAGCAGGTGGTATGGCGCGACTGGCCAGGCAAGGCGGGCTACATCACCGGCGAGGACGGCCGCGTGGCCTGCAAGGTGTTCCGCACCATCAAGGCGCGCCACCTGTGGAACGCCATCATGTCCTCCACCTACGACTACGCTGAGCCCGGCTTCATCCTCATCGACCAGTACAACGACATGAACAACAACTGGTACGTGGAGAACATCCGGGCGACCAATCCTTGCGGCGAGCAGGGTCTGCCCCCCTACGGCGCCTGCCTGCTCGGCTCCGTGAACCTCACCCAGTTCGTGCGCAACCCCTTCACCGAGGATGCCTACTTCGACTGGGCGCAGTACCGCGAGGTGGTGTCCGTGTTCACCCGCATGCTCGACAACGTGGTGGAGATCTCCGGCCTGCCGCTGGAGGAGCAGCAGCGCGAGATCGAGCGCAAGCGCCGCCACGGCATGGGCTTCCTGGGGCTCGGCTCCACCCTCGCCATGCTGCGCATGAAATACGGCGAGCCGCCGTCGGTGGAATTCACCGAGCGGGTCTCCCGCGAGCTGGCCGAGGCCGGCTGGCGCACCGCCGCCGAGCTGGCCCAGGAGAAGGGCCCGGCGCCCATCATGGAAGAGCTGTTCACCGTAGACGAGGAGATGCTGCGCCTGCGCCCGGAGATGGCCAAGGATGGCTATGGCGTGGGCGACACCGTGCCGGGCAAGGTGCTCATGGCCCGCTACAGCCGCTACATGCAGCAGTTCCCCCGGGAGATCACCGACCCCATCGCCGAGCACGGGGCGCGCTTCACCCACCACAGCTCCATCGCCCCCACCGGCACCATCTCGCTGTCCCTGGCCAACAACGCCAGCAACGGCATCGAGCCGTCCTTCGCCCACAAGTATTTCCGCAACGTGATCCGCGAGGGGCGCAAGTCCAAGGAGAAGGTGGAGGTGGACTCCTACGAGCTGCTCGCCTACAAGCAGTTCATCGACCCCGACGCCGACCCCGAGGCCGAGGACCCGGCGCACCAGCTCCCCGAGTACTTCGCGGACACCAACAACATCGCCCCCTGGCAGCACGTGGAGATCCAGGCCGCCGCCCAGAAGTGGATCGACTCCTCCATCTCCAAGACCATCAACGTGCCCCAGGACTTCGACTTCGACGAGTTCAAGGACATCTACCTCTACGCCTACGACAAGGGGCTCAAGGGCTGCACCACCTTCCGCTTCAACCCCGAGGCCTTCCAGGGCGTGCTCGTGCAGGACAAGGACCTCAAGAACACCACCTACCGCTTCGAGCTGGACGACGGCTCCACGGTGGAGGTGACGGGCGACCAGGAGATCGAGTACGACGGCGAGGTGCACAACGCGGCGAATTTATACGATGCCCTCAAGGAGGGGTACTACGGTCGCTTCTGA
- a CDS encoding DNA cytosine methyltransferase: protein MSALRAVSLYSGAGGLDLGMEAAGFQVGSAVESDADCVETLRANRDWPVFPEYIQEVPSESLLEAAGLAPEEPDLLFGGPPCQPFSKCGYWATGDSARLDDPRADTVEAFLRVLRDTRPRAFLMENVTGMAYSGKDEGLQLIRRALEDINRQFGTAYDVEVLILNAADFGVPQTRERVFLIGSRDGRTFGELKPTHRALPGLEKQRALPLDEGLPYWRTAWDALGDLETDEDDPELQPRGKWGDLLPAVPEGQNYLYHTERGEGLPLFGWRRRFWNFLLKIAKDRPSWTLTAQPGPATGPFHWNSRRLSMRELCRLQTFPDDFVVRGDINGVQKQLGNAVPSALAEKLGLEIRARFFGDETARDRPPSLVPAARSDCPPAEPVAPVPDKYLHLVDSDTAHPGTGQGRRAAAE, encoded by the coding sequence GTGTCTGCGCTTCGGGCGGTCAGTCTCTATTCGGGCGCGGGAGGGCTCGACCTCGGCATGGAAGCCGCCGGCTTCCAGGTTGGCTCCGCCGTGGAGTCCGATGCCGATTGCGTAGAAACCCTCCGGGCTAACCGGGACTGGCCCGTTTTCCCCGAATACATCCAGGAAGTCCCTTCCGAATCCTTGCTTGAGGCCGCCGGACTGGCCCCGGAAGAGCCCGATCTCCTGTTCGGCGGCCCTCCCTGCCAGCCCTTCTCCAAATGCGGCTACTGGGCCACCGGCGATTCCGCCCGCCTGGACGACCCCCGCGCCGATACCGTGGAGGCTTTCCTGCGCGTGCTGCGCGACACCCGCCCCCGGGCCTTCCTCATGGAGAACGTCACGGGGATGGCCTATTCCGGCAAGGACGAGGGTCTGCAGCTCATCCGCCGGGCCCTGGAGGACATTAACCGCCAGTTCGGCACCGCCTACGACGTGGAGGTGCTGATCCTCAACGCCGCCGATTTCGGCGTACCGCAGACCCGGGAGCGGGTGTTCCTGATCGGCTCAAGGGACGGACGCACCTTCGGCGAGCTGAAGCCCACCCACCGGGCTCTGCCCGGCCTGGAAAAGCAGCGCGCCCTGCCCCTGGACGAGGGCCTGCCCTATTGGCGCACTGCCTGGGATGCGCTCGGGGACCTGGAAACGGACGAGGACGATCCCGAGCTCCAGCCCCGGGGCAAATGGGGCGACCTCTTGCCTGCGGTCCCCGAGGGCCAGAACTACCTCTACCACACGGAGCGCGGCGAGGGTCTGCCGCTGTTCGGCTGGCGCCGGCGCTTCTGGAACTTCCTGCTCAAGATCGCCAAGGACCGGCCCTCCTGGACCCTGACCGCCCAGCCCGGCCCGGCCACGGGACCCTTCCACTGGAACAGCCGGCGGCTGTCCATGCGCGAGCTGTGCCGGCTGCAGACCTTCCCCGACGATTTCGTGGTACGGGGGGACATCAATGGCGTGCAGAAGCAGCTGGGTAATGCCGTGCCCTCCGCACTCGCGGAAAAGCTGGGCCTGGAGATCCGTGCCCGTTTCTTCGGCGACGAGACCGCCCGCGACCGGCCCCCGTCCTTAGTCCCCGCCGCACGCAGCGACTGCCCGCCTGCGGAGCCGGTGGCGCCGGTTCCCGACAAGTACCTGCATCTGGTGGACAGCGATACGGCCCACCCGGGCACGGGTCAGGGCCGCAGGGCTGCCGCGGAATAG
- a CDS encoding TSCPD domain-containing protein: MTIKIDKQITGYAVVKDEEERAQGPQVAAEQGEADVVHVTPPDERPERLEGSTYKIKTPLSEHALYVTINDVVMHEGTPKEHRRPFEIFINSKNMEHFQWIVALTRVISGVFRKGGDVCFLVEELRSVFDPSGGYFKKGGRYMPSLVAELGEVLEMHLQKIGMIEKQETPEELKAKKAQAEETGALSNATQCGACGAMAMVRMDGCNLCLECGDSKCG; this comes from the coding sequence ATGACCATCAAGATCGACAAGCAGATCACCGGCTACGCGGTGGTGAAGGACGAGGAAGAGCGGGCGCAGGGCCCGCAGGTGGCCGCCGAGCAGGGCGAGGCCGACGTGGTGCATGTGACGCCGCCCGACGAGCGGCCGGAGCGGTTGGAGGGCTCCACCTACAAGATCAAAACGCCCCTGTCCGAGCACGCCCTGTACGTGACCATCAACGACGTGGTCATGCACGAGGGCACGCCCAAGGAGCACCGCCGGCCCTTCGAGATATTCATTAACTCCAAGAACATGGAGCACTTCCAGTGGATCGTCGCCCTGACGCGGGTGATCTCCGGCGTGTTCCGCAAGGGCGGCGACGTCTGCTTCCTCGTCGAGGAGCTGCGCTCCGTGTTCGACCCCTCCGGCGGCTACTTCAAGAAGGGCGGCCGCTACATGCCCTCGTTGGTGGCCGAGCTCGGCGAGGTGCTGGAGATGCACCTGCAGAAGATCGGCATGATCGAGAAGCAGGAAACCCCCGAGGAGCTCAAGGCCAAGAAGGCCCAGGCCGAGGAGACTGGGGCACTGTCCAACGCCACCCAGTGCGGCGCCTGCGGCGCCATGGCCATGGTGCGCATGGATGGATGCAACCTCTGCCTGGAGTGCGGCGACTCTAAGTGTGGCTGA
- a CDS encoding universal stress protein, with protein MSGVRRILVATDFSAQAERAARRAMALAPADGTIHLLFVLPTGLLERIREVLGMADGDAARRAALAQAEERMEALRARLGAGFAGTLSASVEEGHPKLAISEYARAHGFDLVVAGAFGEGGNERLLSGVTAQKVVRSADRPVLLVRSEDHPGRAYRRVLVAVDFSEASRKALQWALDLCPEATVYVLHVFELPFEGTFDLEAMPWEVAERYRQVGHEQSREGLERFLAAFDGQRCRPLVRQGNPARVILGQAESQEVDLVAVGSRGLGPWTESLLGSVNVHLMQRCTCDLLTVRP; from the coding sequence ATGTCCGGAGTTCGCCGAATCCTCGTCGCCACCGACTTCTCCGCCCAGGCGGAGCGGGCCGCGCGGCGCGCCATGGCCCTGGCGCCCGCCGACGGCACCATCCACCTGCTCTTCGTGCTGCCCACGGGACTCCTGGAGCGCATCCGGGAGGTGCTCGGCATGGCCGATGGCGATGCGGCGCGCCGGGCCGCGCTGGCCCAGGCGGAGGAGCGCATGGAGGCGCTGCGGGCGCGCCTGGGCGCCGGATTCGCCGGCACCCTGTCCGCGTCGGTGGAGGAGGGCCATCCCAAGCTCGCCATCAGCGAGTACGCCCGGGCGCACGGTTTCGATCTGGTGGTGGCCGGGGCCTTCGGCGAGGGCGGCAACGAGCGGCTGCTTTCCGGGGTCACCGCCCAGAAGGTGGTGCGCTCGGCGGACCGGCCGGTGCTGCTGGTCCGTAGTGAGGACCATCCGGGGCGCGCCTACCGGCGGGTCCTGGTGGCGGTGGACTTCTCCGAGGCTTCCCGGAAGGCCCTCCAGTGGGCCCTGGATCTTTGTCCGGAGGCCACCGTGTACGTGCTGCACGTCTTCGAGCTGCCCTTCGAGGGCACCTTCGACCTGGAGGCCATGCCGTGGGAGGTGGCCGAGCGCTACCGGCAGGTGGGCCACGAGCAGTCCCGGGAGGGCCTGGAGCGCTTCCTGGCCGCCTTCGACGGCCAGCGGTGCCGGCCCCTGGTGCGTCAGGGGAATCCGGCGCGAGTCATTCTGGGCCAGGCGGAAAGCCAGGAGGTGGACCTGGTGGCGGTGGGCTCGCGCGGCCTGGGACCGTGGACCGAATCGCTCCTGGGCAGCGTCAACGTGCACCTCATGCAGCGCTGCACCTGCGATCTCCTCACCGTCCGGCCGTGA